From Nguyenibacter vanlangensis, one genomic window encodes:
- a CDS encoding LysR family transcriptional regulator, translating to MHRTTTKGPTARMAARPAAAFSGQLAEVDLRLLRVFRTVAQKGGFAAAELALGKSKSSISIDIAALENRLKIKLCKRGRGGFALTPEGAQVLDATTDLLRDIERFRDRVNSASGILSGRFTLYVTDNMLVYGETGIVRALELFASAHPDVVIDLRSTASHEIEYAVLDDRATAGITLRPHVQPNLQTTPLFTETLHLYCGRRHPLFARADDPITFDMLDGHRLIEVSDAATAPGWEDTRRTLTFSAAAENIDARALLILTGQFIGFLPEIFATPLEASGQFRRLNCAGLPLVTQFHFLVKRDSHASLMAETFRRILQSTC from the coding sequence ATGCACAGAACCACGACCAAGGGACCGACCGCGCGCATGGCCGCCCGCCCGGCCGCCGCCTTCAGCGGCCAGCTCGCCGAAGTCGATCTGCGCCTGCTGCGCGTCTTTCGCACCGTCGCGCAGAAGGGCGGCTTCGCCGCGGCCGAACTGGCGCTGGGCAAAAGCAAATCCTCGATCAGCATCGACATCGCGGCGCTGGAAAACCGCCTGAAGATCAAGCTGTGCAAGCGCGGGCGCGGCGGCTTCGCCCTGACGCCCGAAGGCGCGCAGGTACTGGACGCGACCACCGACCTGCTGCGCGACATCGAACGGTTCCGCGACCGGGTCAATTCCGCCAGCGGCATCCTGTCGGGCCGCTTCACGCTCTACGTCACCGACAACATGCTGGTCTATGGCGAGACCGGCATCGTCCGGGCCCTGGAACTCTTCGCGTCGGCCCACCCCGACGTCGTCATCGACCTCCGATCGACCGCGTCGCACGAAATCGAATACGCGGTGCTCGACGACCGCGCCACCGCCGGCATCACCCTGCGCCCGCACGTGCAACCCAACCTGCAGACGACGCCGCTCTTCACCGAGACGCTGCATCTCTATTGCGGCCGCCGGCACCCGCTCTTCGCCCGGGCAGACGACCCGATCACCTTCGACATGCTGGACGGCCACCGCCTGATCGAAGTCTCCGACGCGGCCACCGCGCCGGGTTGGGAGGACACGCGGCGCACCCTCACCTTCTCCGCCGCGGCCGAGAATATCGACGCGCGCGCGCTGCTGATCCTGACCGGCCAGTTCATCGGCTTCCTGCCCGAAATCTTCGCCACCCCGCTCGAGGCCAGCGGCCAGTTCCGCCGCCTGAACTGCGCGGGCCTGCCGCTGGTCACGCAGTTCCATTTCCTGGTCAAGCGGGATTCCCACGCCAGCCTGATGGCCGAAACCTTCCGCCGGATCCTGCAATCCACCTGCTGA
- a CDS encoding cupin domain-containing protein, giving the protein MRVGLGGFLVFSLLFSLAPGGGPRAAEKAGPMPAAARALVARHHMQPIPQEGGWFAQVLRTPEMLPGGALPARYGGRAHPLSTAIFVLETRRDFSALHRLATDEVWHFYGGDPIRMLLLYPDGRGRTVTLDGGNPLFVVPQGVWQGSMPAGPRGWSFGGTTMAPGFMPEDFVLGDRAALARAYPGFADAIARLTRGAS; this is encoded by the coding sequence ATGCGGGTGGGGCTGGGTGGTTTCTTGGTGTTTTCCCTGCTCTTTTCCCTGGCTCCGGGGGGTGGGCCGCGCGCGGCGGAGAAGGCCGGGCCGATGCCGGCGGCCGCGCGGGCGCTGGTCGCGCGCCACCATATGCAGCCGATCCCGCAGGAAGGGGGCTGGTTCGCCCAGGTGCTGCGCACGCCCGAGATGCTGCCGGGCGGGGCGCTGCCCGCCCGCTATGGCGGCCGGGCGCATCCGCTGTCGACCGCGATCTTCGTGCTGGAAACGAGACGGGATTTTTCGGCCCTGCATCGCCTGGCGACCGACGAGGTGTGGCATTTCTACGGCGGCGATCCGATCCGGATGCTGCTGCTCTATCCGGACGGGCGGGGGCGGACGGTCACGCTGGATGGCGGCAACCCGCTGTTCGTCGTTCCGCAGGGTGTCTGGCAGGGGTCGATGCCGGCCGGGCCGCGCGGCTGGTCGTTCGGCGGCACGACGATGGCGCCGGGCTTCATGCCCGAGGATTTCGTGCTGGGCGATCGGGCGGCGCTGGCCCGGGCCTATCCGGGGTTTGCGGATGCGATCGCGCGGCTGACCCGGGGGGCGTCATGA